In Paenibacillus sp. G2S3, a single window of DNA contains:
- a CDS encoding DUF6470 family protein, with product MLQPILQIRQTPAVIGIDADPGTYSITQPKAEVNITTTPGELTVQSNRPELTIDQSRVWEAFNGGKMMDMNKRIYSGIQQLYLQGIARKVEQGNRMAQFFRPGNTIAEVYGVDTEPQSFPETCGPASYDNVDIHFETRAPQIHFRAAVVDIQVERHNPEIEYTRGKFKVYMQQYASIQFIPPELNVQL from the coding sequence TTGCTTCAGCCGATATTGCAAATCCGTCAGACGCCTGCTGTGATTGGTATTGATGCTGATCCGGGCACATATTCAATCACTCAGCCTAAAGCTGAGGTTAATATAACGACCACTCCGGGTGAATTAACGGTTCAATCCAATAGACCTGAGCTTACTATTGATCAGTCCCGTGTTTGGGAGGCTTTTAACGGAGGAAAAATGATGGATATGAACAAACGGATTTATTCTGGTATTCAACAGTTATATCTTCAGGGAATTGCCAGAAAGGTCGAGCAAGGGAATCGGATGGCACAGTTTTTTAGACCTGGCAATACGATAGCAGAAGTATACGGAGTAGACACCGAACCACAATCCTTTCCGGAGACCTGTGGTCCAGCATCGTATGATAATGTGGATATTCACTTTGAAACGAGAGCCCCACAAATTCATTTTCGAGCTGCAGTAGTGGATATTCAGGTCGAGAGACATAATCCGGAGATTGAATATACCCGTGGCAAGTTTAAGGTTTATATGCAGCAATACGCTTCGATTCAGTTTATTCCACCAGAATTGAATGTTCAATTATAG
- the flgK gene encoding flagellar hook-associated protein FlgK, which yields MTSTFHSIETARRSLFTQTAALNTTGHNIANANTEGYTRQRVNMKAALPIEAYGFNKSTVPGQMGTGVEFSSIDRIREMFLDDQYRGENSAFGNWKLQADTLSKLEAIVNEPSDTGIRTVLDNFWKSWSDLSKNPEDPTARKIVVQTAQSLTDAMNYMSTQLDNLDRDLTTNIDVKAKEAQGYLTAIADLNKSIYKIEGMGDQANDLRDQRDLMADKLSKIANITVVETEAGYNVSLGGQPLVEGGEVTANVDSAFLNNAYAAGTLKGGEAYGMIFSKNTYVTDYKKQLNDMASTIATGDVEITIPAGSNLPEGTVLTNDAKIKQADGTVVTLAAGQAMPKGATMYEDAKTIVKGLNGLHKLGYAMDGSAGRDFFVTSGDAGTIKLNPEIAADVSLFATSLRTTVDADGKTQVVKGNNTLALLLTNLKDSKFTTPDGKVSNTVGGLLGSMVGQLGIQSQEAARQTDNSDYLVEQVNSRRQSVSGVSLDEEMSNMLVFQHAYSAAARFMTTFDELLDKLINSTGTVGR from the coding sequence ATGACATCCACATTTCACTCGATAGAGACGGCGAGACGCAGCCTTTTTACTCAGACCGCAGCTCTTAATACGACTGGACACAATATCGCAAATGCGAATACCGAGGGTTATACTCGTCAACGTGTAAATATGAAGGCTGCTTTACCTATTGAAGCGTACGGATTTAATAAATCTACCGTTCCCGGTCAAATGGGCACAGGGGTGGAATTCTCATCTATCGATCGGATTCGGGAAATGTTTCTGGATGATCAGTACCGTGGTGAGAATTCTGCATTTGGGAACTGGAAGCTTCAAGCAGATACCCTCTCTAAACTAGAAGCGATTGTTAATGAACCATCGGATACAGGTATTCGTACGGTGCTGGACAACTTCTGGAAATCATGGTCTGACCTTAGTAAAAACCCTGAGGATCCTACTGCTCGTAAGATTGTAGTGCAAACTGCACAATCTTTGACCGATGCCATGAATTATATGAGCACGCAATTAGATAATCTTGATCGGGATCTAACTACTAATATTGACGTTAAAGCAAAAGAGGCTCAGGGCTACCTGACCGCTATCGCAGATCTGAATAAATCGATTTATAAGATTGAGGGTATGGGCGATCAGGCGAATGATTTACGCGATCAACGCGATCTGATGGCGGACAAGCTATCCAAAATTGCTAATATTACCGTTGTGGAAACGGAAGCTGGTTATAACGTTTCTCTGGGTGGACAGCCACTGGTAGAGGGCGGAGAAGTTACTGCAAACGTAGATAGTGCATTTCTTAATAATGCTTATGCCGCTGGCACTTTGAAGGGCGGCGAAGCTTACGGAATGATTTTCTCCAAAAATACTTATGTTACCGACTACAAGAAACAACTCAACGATATGGCTAGTACGATTGCTACTGGTGACGTTGAAATTACAATACCGGCTGGTTCCAATCTTCCTGAAGGTACCGTGTTAACTAATGATGCCAAGATTAAGCAAGCGGATGGAACCGTAGTTACTTTGGCCGCTGGTCAAGCAATGCCTAAGGGAGCAACGATGTATGAGGACGCTAAGACCATTGTCAAAGGCTTGAACGGACTTCACAAGTTAGGTTATGCGATGGATGGAAGCGCTGGTCGTGATTTCTTTGTAACCTCTGGTGATGCTGGAACGATCAAGTTGAATCCGGAAATTGCTGCGGATGTAAGTTTATTCGCAACCTCACTGCGTACAACTGTTGATGCTGATGGTAAAACGCAGGTTGTTAAAGGAAATAACACCTTGGCTCTTTTATTGACGAACCTCAAGGATAGTAAATTCACTACGCCAGACGGTAAAGTTAGCAATACTGTGGGTGGGCTTCTAGGCTCTATGGTTGGTCAGCTCGGTATTCAATCGCAGGAGGCAGCGCGTCAAACTGATAACTCAGATTATCTGGTAGAGCAGGTTAACTCCCGTCGTCAATCAGTCAGTGGTGTTTCACTGGATGAAGAAATGTCGAATATGCTCGTGTTCCAGCATGCTTATAGTGCTGCTGCGCGTTTTATGACTACTTTTGATGAACTGCTCGACAAATTGATTAATTCCACCGGCACAGTCGGCAGATAA
- a CDS encoding flagellar protein FlgN, with protein sequence MALTTLIELLERLDEVHNQMLELAAEKKQTIMDNKVDALIDILNRESKLMKLIGQLEEQRIAAAYTVLQGVGIRSNLNLNLTELSRLIFDPEDKARLLHIQQKLSGTLYRLKEANELNQKLIEQSLTFIDYSLDLLVGRPNQDITYHRPSDKGNGVNRSGIFDARG encoded by the coding sequence ATGGCATTGACGACATTAATAGAACTATTGGAGCGGCTGGACGAAGTGCATAACCAAATGCTAGAGCTGGCCGCTGAGAAAAAACAGACGATTATGGACAACAAGGTGGATGCATTAATCGACATCCTGAACCGTGAGTCCAAGCTAATGAAACTAATTGGACAGCTCGAGGAACAGCGAATCGCGGCAGCATATACCGTTTTGCAAGGCGTAGGTATTCGTTCCAACCTGAACCTGAACCTAACTGAGCTGTCCAGACTTATATTTGACCCTGAAGACAAGGCACGACTGCTGCATATTCAGCAGAAGCTTTCTGGCACTTTGTACCGCTTGAAAGAAGCAAATGAGCTTAATCAGAAGCTGATAGAACAGTCGCTTACTTTTATAGATTATTCTTTGGATCTGCTGGTCGGAAGACCGAATCAGGATATCACATATCATCGTCCGTCCGACAAAGGCAATGGCGTGAATCGGTCGGGGATTTTTGATGCACGAGGCTAG
- a CDS encoding ComF family protein: MSSLFSWLTKSRALLSPSVTPCLTCGKRNPGSSQFPGVCRICVESIPWIRSPRCMKCGRHVGCPDCTRSSEPSPIICNRSAVAYTSVMREWLGQYKYRGNERYAPLLGLMLDRAYLTLKKEKQSALLSRKPFIIYRSWSADLLVPVPVSDSRLMERGFNQAERLADVLSRCRKIPQLPLLIRTHHTGKQSFKSRAERLADMKHAFAENPAVTTQFADWMNSEVSLIRPLRIIIVDDIYTTGSTIRACAEIIQQMGSNYGYAVELYSLTWARS, encoded by the coding sequence ATGAGCTCCCTGTTCTCATGGTTAACCAAATCTCGGGCACTCTTGTCCCCTTCCGTAACTCCATGCTTAACCTGCGGCAAGCGTAATCCTGGATCTTCACAATTTCCTGGAGTTTGCAGAATATGCGTAGAATCCATTCCTTGGATACGTTCCCCTCGTTGCATGAAATGTGGTCGGCATGTGGGCTGTCCTGACTGTACCCGCAGTAGTGAACCGTCACCGATTATTTGTAATCGAAGTGCAGTGGCTTACACTAGTGTTATGCGAGAATGGTTGGGTCAGTATAAATATCGCGGGAATGAACGGTATGCCCCTTTACTAGGCCTCATGCTGGATAGAGCCTATCTAACCCTAAAAAAAGAGAAGCAGAGCGCTCTTTTATCCCGAAAACCATTCATCATCTATCGTTCTTGGTCTGCTGATTTGTTAGTGCCAGTGCCTGTCAGTGATTCCCGGCTAATGGAGCGAGGATTTAATCAAGCGGAAAGATTGGCTGATGTGCTATCTAGATGTAGGAAGATTCCACAGCTTCCGCTGCTGATCCGCACACATCATACGGGAAAACAGAGCTTTAAGAGCCGAGCGGAACGACTAGCGGATATGAAGCACGCTTTTGCGGAGAATCCGGCAGTAACAACACAATTTGCGGATTGGATGAATAGTGAGGTATCTCTAATTCGTCCTCTTCGGATTATTATTGTTGATGATATTTATACAACGGGCAGTACCATTCGTGCGTGCGCTGAGATCATACAACAAATGGGTTCAAATTATGGTTATGCGGTAGAGCTGTATAGCCTAACTTGGGCACGTTCCTAA
- a CDS encoding flagellar assembly protein FliW codes for MIIETLSWGKLELDEEQLYHFPKGLPGFDEETDFALITMDETPFWYLQSIKSKGLSFLLGDPFVFYPSYEFELPDDEAEELGIDNEVIVRCVITLKEQTEQSTINLLAPIVLNPVGHTGKQIVLHKTPYHTKHSLLQEQPVIDGKDGG; via the coding sequence ATGATTATAGAAACGCTATCTTGGGGCAAACTGGAATTAGATGAAGAGCAATTGTATCATTTCCCCAAAGGATTACCCGGCTTTGATGAAGAAACAGACTTTGCTTTGATCACGATGGATGAGACACCTTTTTGGTATCTACAGTCAATTAAAAGTAAAGGATTATCTTTTCTGCTAGGTGATCCATTTGTTTTTTATCCGTCCTATGAGTTTGAGTTACCGGATGATGAAGCTGAAGAACTAGGTATAGACAATGAGGTTATCGTTCGTTGTGTTATTACGCTGAAGGAACAAACCGAGCAGTCCACGATTAATCTTCTTGCTCCTATTGTATTGAATCCTGTAGGACATACTGGCAAACAAATCGTGCTGCATAAGACACCTTATCATACGAAGCATAGCCTACTGCAAGAGCAGCCGGTTATTGATGGAAAGGATGGTGGATGA
- a CDS encoding response regulator transcription factor: MENLNSTKTPIKVLLADDHQLFREGLKRILNMEEDIEVIGECGDGIQVLEFCNGTKPDIVLMDINMPIENGVEATQKLREMFPEVKVIILSIHDDESYVFETLRKGANGYLLKDMEAESLINAIRSVCEGHAFIHPKVTGKLINQLRRMTYLNETGVAADTVVKEAGVKFVAGDNNPLTRREAEVLRLMAEGKSNKMIGEYLFISEKTVKNHVSSILQKMEVDDRTQAVINSIKYGWVTL; this comes from the coding sequence ATGGAGAACTTAAACTCTACTAAAACGCCCATTAAAGTTCTTTTGGCGGATGATCATCAGCTTTTTCGTGAAGGGCTGAAACGTATTTTGAATATGGAGGAGGATATCGAAGTCATCGGTGAATGTGGTGACGGTATCCAAGTATTAGAGTTCTGTAACGGAACTAAGCCAGACATCGTACTTATGGATATTAATATGCCTATTGAGAATGGCGTGGAGGCCACTCAAAAGCTGCGGGAAATGTTCCCGGAGGTTAAGGTTATTATTTTATCGATTCATGATGATGAGAGTTATGTGTTTGAAACCCTTCGTAAGGGTGCCAATGGTTATTTATTGAAGGATATGGAGGCTGAATCTCTTATTAATGCGATCCGTTCGGTCTGTGAGGGACACGCATTTATCCATCCAAAGGTTACCGGAAAGCTAATCAATCAATTGCGGCGTATGACTTATCTTAATGAGACTGGAGTAGCTGCGGATACAGTAGTGAAAGAAGCTGGTGTTAAATTTGTAGCTGGTGATAACAATCCTCTAACACGTCGTGAAGCAGAAGTACTACGGCTAATGGCGGAAGGTAAGAGTAACAAAATGATCGGTGAGTATTTATTTATTAGTGAAAAAACGGTCAAAAACCATGTTAGCAGTATTTTGCAAAAAATGGAAGTGGATGATCGTACGCAAGCAGTAATCAACTCGATCAAGTATGGTTGGGTTACTTTATAA
- the flgL gene encoding flagellar hook-associated protein FlgL codes for MLRVTSNMMNSQLLLNLNRNARTMNDTQLQLSSGRKINKPSDDPVGITYSLRYRAELSSNEQYTKNVDSALSWLDYNDTVLGQAGDVVQKIRELSVQAATGTNPQSALDSINEELMQLKEQLVDIANSTLNGKYIFNGEQYTSKPYDFSKGADGTYDVSKPITTDNGQIQFIVGEGVRMPISTTGNDVFGNTGDADNLFAIINQLSSALKSGDSSGISAQLASIDTRVEKILTARSEIGAKTNRVELMQDRLSDLNVNLTDLQAKTEDADYEGLIMNSKIQENIYNASLSVGAKIISTTLVDFIR; via the coding sequence ATGTTGAGAGTAACCTCTAACATGATGAATTCACAGCTTCTGCTTAACCTAAACCGTAATGCTCGTACGATGAACGACACACAGTTACAGCTTTCAAGCGGACGAAAAATTAACAAGCCTTCCGATGATCCGGTTGGGATTACGTATTCCCTTCGCTATCGTGCGGAGCTTTCATCTAACGAGCAATATACAAAGAATGTAGATAGCGCTCTTTCATGGCTGGATTATAATGATACAGTTCTAGGGCAGGCCGGAGATGTTGTACAGAAGATTCGTGAACTATCCGTACAGGCTGCGACAGGGACTAATCCACAATCTGCGCTCGATAGTATTAATGAAGAATTGATGCAGCTTAAAGAGCAGCTTGTCGATATCGCTAATAGTACACTGAACGGGAAATATATTTTTAATGGTGAGCAATACACTAGCAAACCTTATGATTTTTCTAAAGGTGCAGATGGTACATATGATGTATCTAAGCCGATTACTACGGATAACGGGCAGATTCAGTTTATTGTAGGTGAAGGTGTACGTATGCCAATCAGTACAACTGGTAATGACGTATTCGGTAATACCGGCGATGCAGATAATTTGTTTGCGATCATTAATCAATTATCAAGTGCTTTGAAGTCCGGAGATTCCTCAGGAATATCGGCGCAGCTCGCTTCAATTGATACAAGGGTGGAAAAAATTCTGACGGCCCGCTCTGAAATAGGGGCTAAAACTAATCGTGTTGAATTGATGCAAGATCGACTTAGTGATTTGAATGTAAACTTAACGGATCTTCAAGCCAAGACAGAAGATGCCGATTACGAAGGTTTGATTATGAATTCGAAGATTCAAGAAAATATCTATAATGCCTCCTTATCTGTGGGTGCAAAGATTATTTCCACAACTCTCGTGGATTTTATAAGATAA
- a CDS encoding glycosyltransferase family A protein translates to MVAQLIWIAAVYVSAAVIIHMLHNRQKVRQTPQSVKWIHYILITRNHASVVEWYIRALTFQAFLTGKRFRVTFMDDGSSDGTLGIVSRLADSGCSIDLATSMYTFQVSEEELGQQGIVVDLRLSGQSVSLPFMGMAGSRGCESKRDRS, encoded by the coding sequence ATGGTAGCCCAGTTGATATGGATTGCGGCTGTTTATGTATCCGCTGCAGTGATTATTCATATGCTGCATAATCGGCAGAAGGTGCGGCAGACACCGCAGTCCGTGAAATGGATTCATTATATTTTGATTACCCGCAATCATGCATCTGTTGTGGAATGGTACATTCGGGCGCTGACATTTCAAGCTTTTTTAACCGGAAAACGATTTCGAGTAACGTTCATGGATGATGGCTCGAGCGATGGAACCCTTGGAATTGTTTCCAGGCTGGCCGATAGTGGCTGCTCTATCGATCTTGCAACATCTATGTACACCTTTCAGGTGAGTGAAGAAGAGTTGGGGCAACAAGGGATTGTGGTAGACTTGCGGTTGTCAGGGCAGTCTGTTTCGTTGCCTTTTATGGGGATGGCAGGAAGTAGGGGATGCGAATCAAAGCGCGACAGATCTTAA
- the flgM gene encoding flagellar biosynthesis anti-sigma factor FlgM codes for MKINETGRINAINPYQRSADAQRQEQMKKSSRKDEVSISDEAIQLLQAQNSGNDAERALKIDSLKQQVSAGTYQVDAAKLAEKLAPYFKQSSEN; via the coding sequence ATGAAAATTAACGAGACCGGACGAATTAACGCGATTAATCCGTATCAACGCAGCGCGGATGCGCAAAGGCAGGAACAAATGAAGAAAAGTTCACGCAAGGATGAGGTTTCGATCTCTGATGAAGCAATTCAGCTCTTGCAAGCACAGAATTCTGGTAATGATGCTGAACGTGCACTTAAGATCGACAGTTTGAAGCAACAGGTCTCCGCAGGTACCTATCAAGTAGATGCAGCTAAGCTAGCAGAGAAACTCGCCCCTTACTTTAAGCAATCCTCCGAGAATTAG
- a CDS encoding TIGR03826 family flagellar region protein: MNLDNCPRCGRLFVKNLMGLCQPCIKELEHDYEICVDYLRENKGTNIQELSDATGISIKEITRFIREGRISIANAPNMMYPCEVCGTLIRDGHMCDTCRTRLRKDLTNAAKESAAEDTTKKTTDGAYRAIDKLRGL, encoded by the coding sequence ATGAATCTAGACAATTGTCCAAGGTGCGGCCGGTTGTTTGTTAAGAATCTTATGGGGTTGTGCCAGCCCTGCATCAAAGAGCTGGAGCATGATTATGAGATCTGCGTAGATTATTTGCGGGAAAACAAAGGAACCAACATTCAAGAGCTGTCCGATGCTACGGGAATTTCGATTAAGGAGATCACCCGCTTTATTCGAGAGGGCCGGATATCTATAGCAAATGCTCCTAATATGATGTATCCCTGCGAGGTGTGTGGAACGCTGATTCGCGATGGGCATATGTGTGATACCTGCCGTACTCGGCTCAGGAAGGATCTCACCAATGCTGCAAAGGAAAGTGCTGCTGAGGATACTACTAAAAAGACAACAGACGGTGCATATCGTGCCATAGACAAATTGCGTGGCCTATAA
- a CDS encoding helicase-related protein, whose translation MGVKPAQAGAAGAALGFLAERRERSANSYPERFLLWAVTGAGKTEMIFPLLEAVLAAGGRALVATPRRDVVLELAPRLAKAFPAETLAVLYGGSAERWVSGRLTLATTHQLLRFHRGFDLVIIDELDAFPYHNDPMLAYAAEQACKVDGSFIYLSATPPQEMQRLVRSGRLSHARVPVRFHGHPLPVPQHLTMTSIQTCLKRGNIPRSLIHTLRRSLEREAQIFCFVSRIAHIEGLLVLLRRSFPGVVIEGTSSKDSFRAEKVTAFRDRAISLLVTTTILERGVTVPRSDVFILDADSNLFDEASLVQMAGRAGRSKDDPAGRVLFASPQWTRSQRGAISQIRTMNIIARRKGYISKEAPR comes from the coding sequence GTGGGGGTTAAGCCAGCGCAGGCGGGAGCCGCTGGCGCTGCGCTGGGTTTTCTGGCGGAGCGGCGTGAGCGCTCCGCCAATTCATACCCAGAGCGGTTTCTGCTCTGGGCAGTAACGGGAGCCGGGAAGACAGAGATGATCTTCCCGCTCCTAGAGGCCGTGCTCGCCGCCGGTGGGCGGGCGCTCGTAGCAACGCCGCGCCGCGACGTCGTACTCGAGCTCGCTCCGCGGCTAGCAAAAGCTTTCCCGGCGGAGACTCTCGCCGTGCTTTATGGCGGCAGCGCAGAACGCTGGGTGAGTGGTCGCTTAACGCTCGCGACCACCCATCAGCTGCTGCGCTTCCATCGAGGCTTTGATCTCGTAATCATTGACGAGCTGGACGCATTTCCCTACCACAATGATCCTATGTTGGCTTATGCCGCAGAGCAAGCCTGTAAGGTAGATGGCTCTTTTATCTACTTATCAGCCACACCACCGCAAGAAATGCAGCGGTTGGTACGCTCAGGTAGACTTTCACATGCAAGAGTACCTGTCCGCTTCCATGGTCATCCCTTGCCTGTGCCGCAGCATCTGACCATGACATCCATTCAAACATGCCTAAAGCGTGGAAATATACCTAGATCTCTCATACATACGCTTCGTAGGTCGCTCGAGCGCGAGGCGCAAATCTTTTGTTTTGTGTCGCGTATTGCACATATTGAAGGATTACTGGTTCTGCTTCGTCGGAGCTTTCCAGGCGTAGTTATCGAGGGTACTTCCTCCAAAGATTCCTTCCGGGCAGAGAAGGTAACTGCTTTTCGCGACCGGGCTATCTCCCTATTAGTAACGACTACGATTCTGGAACGAGGAGTTACAGTCCCACGCAGCGATGTATTTATTTTGGATGCGGATAGCAATCTTTTTGACGAAGCCTCCTTGGTTCAGATGGCTGGACGTGCCGGGCGATCTAAGGATGATCCTGCTGGGCGTGTTCTATTTGCCTCTCCCCAGTGGACCCGATCACAGCGAGGAGCGATCTCCCAGATCCGTACTATGAACATCATCGCTCGCCGTAAAGGATACATTAGCAAGGAGGCGCCGAGATGA